AATACTTGTATTTCCAGTGTTTATAGAGATGTTAACGCTTGAATTGTTTCTTAGTAGATTGAAATCGAATTGACCATCAGGGAAAACTGAAAACTCCACTTGATTTACAGAAAATATAAATGATTTACCATAATGAGCATAGTTGTATGAATTTGTGGTTATGTCATTACTTGCGTGTGTTTTTGTAATATTTAAAGTAAAAACAAAGAAGATTAATAACAAGATAGTGTGGTTGCTTTTGTTTATGATGTTCCTAATTTTTTTTCCTGTGTTTTCTGTTTTACTCTTCATAACTGAAAGTTTTATGTGTTGAACATTAGAGAGATTACAAACAGCGTGCCATAAAAAAATGTAGGTGCTTTAGTTGTTTGTTTAAATACTTTAATTTCGAGGATAGACAAAGAAAAACAACTTATTATTAAAGGGGTGTTGCACTGGATTAGTTTTTAATCTGAATATTGAATAAAAATAAAAATCTTTTGTTGTTTTTCAATAGCGTCCAAAACGCTTAAAAAGAGAAAGGGATTTTGTATCTCAAAATATTATTTTTGAGTTGCACAACAAAAAACAACCTTTCTCCATGACAAATATAACATTGTTCTCTCAGATAATCTCCAAATTAGACCGTTCTAGTTTTTCTAAACTTGTAAAAGCCAAGGGAATAGATAAACATCAAAAAGGATTTAATAGTTGGACACATTTAGTCTCCATGTTGTTTTGTCAATTTGCAAAAAGTCAATCCGTCCGAGATATAAGTAATGGACTTCGCTCTGCCACAGGAAACCTTAATCATTTAGGCATACAGAAAGCATCTTCTAAATCAACGATAAGCTATCAAAACAAACATCGAGACTGGACGCTTTATCGAGATTACTACTATGTTCTTTTAAAAAGTTTTGGACAGCACCCTCACTTAAAACGTGTTAAATTCAAAATTAAATCCAAGATATTTCTATTAGATTCTACAACGATAAGTCTATGTTTAAGTCTCTTTGATTGGGCAAAATACAAAACCCACAAAGGAGCTGTAAAAATGCACACCTTGCTTGATTATGATGGTAATTTACCGCACTATGTAAATATTAGCGATGGTAAAACAGCAGATAATAAAGGAGCTTACGATATTCCTTTGATTAGCCGTTCGGTTATTGTCGCAGATCGATTTTATAATGATTTTTCGTTACTTAACGTTTGGGACAGCAACCAAGTGTTTTTTGTAATTAGGCACAAAGAAAACATCCAATTTAAGAGTATTAAAGAAAAAGAATTGCCAGAAAATAGACATCATCATGTTTTAAAAGATGAAATCATTGAGCTAACAGGGGCTAAATCAAAAACAAAATACCCAAAGAAGCTACGTAGAATAGCTGTATGGGACGATAAAAATAACCAGGAAATAGAACTTATTACCAACCAAATGTCTTGGACAGCAAACACAATTAGCCAACTCTACAAAGCTAGATGGGATATTGAGATATTCTTTAGAGACATCAAACAACAGCTACATATTAAATCGTTTATAGGAACTTCTGAAAATGCCGTAATGATACAAATATGGACGGCTCTTATTACTATACTCATCCTAAAAGCCTTAAAAGCAAATCCAAAATATAATTGGTACTTGTCCAATTTAGTAGCTTTTATAAGACTTAACCTTTTTGTCAAAGTGGATTTGCAAAAATGGATTGATAGCCCTTTTAACGAGCAGCCTCCCCCCAAACAAAATTATACACAAGGGGTTCTTTTTTGAAAAAGATAAAAAACATGGCTAATTACCAGTAAAATCGTTGACTTTTGATTAGATCAAAAATGTTTAGGACAGGATTGGTTGTTTTTTGTTAATTCATAGGTTTTCATAGTAATTCTTATTGGTTTGTCTAGTTTTTGTAGAGTTCAATATTTAGTGAAATTTAAAATTGTTAAGTTTTGGTCTAGAAGTGAAACTTAATCTTAGCTAGTTTTAAAAGTAATTTTATGGTCTAACTAAAAACATTTAAGATTATGAAAAAAATTACTTTATTATTAATGGCCTTAATTTGTGTACTAGGTACAACAATTGTGGAAGCACAAACTAATTACTCTGTGTCAATGAACGGGGGTGTTACTTATGCGTCAGATGGAGGTGTGGGTGGACAAGAAAGATTTGCTGGTTACACCTGGAATGGTGTAGGAAATCATGTTTTTAACAATGGAAACAGAAAAAACATTAGTTTACATATAACGGATTATGATGCGTCTAATCCGAATGTAGGAGATCAGTTGTATATTACTTTTTCGAGAGTAGGGTTTAATAACGGGTCTTTGGGCTGGGGTAATGATATGGTTACAGATCTGCTAACAGTTACATCTTCGGAGTTTGTTGCAGGAGAAGCTATTGTTACAGTAGATATTCCGGCAGGTACTGTTCCTGTAGATCAAACGGCTGGTTATGAAAACGGGTATTTATGGGTGCTTCAGATTGTCGGTTCTAATGCTGATGGTAATACTTATATAAACTATGTGGTAGATATAGAGGAAGAGATATTAAATGCAAAAAGTTTTAACAAAAATAAATTGTCTGCAATTTATAATGCAAGCACTGAAGCTATTGTAATTAATGATATTAATATAGTGGGTGATTATGCGATTTATGATTTAACTGGTCGTAGCGTATTAAATGGCGTTATTTCAAATAAAATTAGTGTTGCTACTTTAAATTCTGGGCTGTATATATTGTCTACTGAAAGTGGTACTTTAAAATTTGTTAAATAATTATTAGACAAGTGATTCGGATTTAAACTTGTGATAGTTATTATAAGAAATCTCTAAGATATTTACTCTTGGGGATTTTTTTTGTTTAATAGAAGAAATGAAAGTTAAATGATTCTTCTCTAAATATATAAGATAGCGAAGTAGTTTGAAAGCTGTTTAAACAGTTATTTGTTTAAAACGATCTTGTTTTGA
This genomic interval from Tamlana carrageenivorans contains the following:
- a CDS encoding IS4 family transposase, which codes for MTNITLFSQIISKLDRSSFSKLVKAKGIDKHQKGFNSWTHLVSMLFCQFAKSQSVRDISNGLRSATGNLNHLGIQKASSKSTISYQNKHRDWTLYRDYYYVLLKSFGQHPHLKRVKFKIKSKIFLLDSTTISLCLSLFDWAKYKTHKGAVKMHTLLDYDGNLPHYVNISDGKTADNKGAYDIPLISRSVIVADRFYNDFSLLNVWDSNQVFFVIRHKENIQFKSIKEKELPENRHHHVLKDEIIELTGAKSKTKYPKKLRRIAVWDDKNNQEIELITNQMSWTANTISQLYKARWDIEIFFRDIKQQLHIKSFIGTSENAVMIQIWTALITILILKALKANPKYNWYLSNLVAFIRLNLFVKVDLQKWIDSPFNEQPPPKQNYTQGVLF
- a CDS encoding T9SS type A sorting domain-containing protein — encoded protein: MNGGVTYASDGGVGGQERFAGYTWNGVGNHVFNNGNRKNISLHITDYDASNPNVGDQLYITFSRVGFNNGSLGWGNDMVTDLLTVTSSEFVAGEAIVTVDIPAGTVPVDQTAGYENGYLWVLQIVGSNADGNTYINYVVDIEEEILNAKSFNKNKLSAIYNASTEAIVINDINIVGDYAIYDLTGRSVLNGVISNKISVATLNSGLYILSTESGTLKFVK